The DNA window GGTGGCGAGGGTGAAATCGAAACCTTCACACACATCGCTGTCAAACCTGCAACATTTCAGTCATACGATGACTATACCATCGCAATCGCAAGGCTAAAAGAGGGCGTTAGAGTGCTTGCTTGGCTGAGCGGTGCCACGTTGATAGAGACTAAGGTTGGAATGAAGGTTAAGTTGGTGGCTAAAACTACGTCTGAAGGCGTGCTTACATACGAATTTGTGCCC is part of the Candidatus Bathyarchaeota archaeon genome and encodes:
- a CDS encoding Zn-ribbon domain-containing OB-fold protein is translated as MAKAPLPTLKSKPLTLTYYIPTSKTQKFWDGIKEGKIYTTRCKKCEKLNFPPVADCPACLSSDMEWVELGGEGEIETFTHIAVKPATFQSYDDYTIAIARLKEGVRVLAWLSGATLIETKVGMKVKLVAKTTSEGVLTYEFVPIQR